A segment of the Mangrovimonas sp. YM274 genome:
GCTTACGCTTGTATCGCTTCAATGCACGCTCAATACTTTCGCCTTCTTTAATTACAATTTTTATCATAGATATTTAAATTTATTAACCCACAATGTAATTTTTTAATTGAACTATGCAAATAAAACTGTGAAACTTTATTCAATTTATATTGAGAATAAGTTACATCATTAAATTAAGCAGAATAACTTAGTTATTGTCCTTCTCTTTTTTCTTCCCAAATAAGCCTCCCAAAACGTCCTTAACTCCTTCAGTAACGGCATCTTCTGTTTTGCTGCTATCACCTGTAGCATTGCTGGAACTATCAGGAGTTTCTTCTTTGGAATTGCCTCCCATCAAACCGCCTAATAGGTCTTTTACTTGATCAGACCCTGAATTGAGGAGTTTGTTCTTTTGCATTTCCACCAATTGTTTTGTCAAATTGGAAGCGGCGCTTGTTAGGTCTGTGGAAATTTTAGGATTGGCATATGTTCCTCCAATATTGGCCGAAACAGGAACGGTCATGTTTTTAACATCCCTGTCGTCCATTTTGGCAAGTAGTTTATTGACATCACTTCCCAAATATTTCGCAGGAACATTAAACACCGTATTGTAGGCTAAAGACATGTCAAATCCATGCGATCCGGAAACCTCAATGTCAATGTCTTCATATTTAATATGGAAAGGTTTTACGTTTACTTTTCCATCGGCAAACTTCAATTTGGTTTTAAGATCCTTTAAATCCAGTTTGTCAAAATCTATAAAGGACATTTCGTCTTTCAACTTGTTCAGTACAGGGCCTTCTTTTGGTTCTATTTTAGAGGTCAAAAGTTCCATGGCGGCATTTCCCGTTACGGAATTCAAGTCAGGAGCCAAGTCACTGTTAAGCGCTCCAGAAAGATTGATGCTAGAATTCATCTGGCCTTGTAATGCTTTTGCAATTGGAGCCAATGCTTGAAACAATTGCAGATCATTAAACGATTGTGCAATGTCAAAATTGGAAGCCCCCAATTTGAAATCGAAGGTTGGGGTCTCCGTTTTGGTAGAAACCGTTCCGTCAATTGCCAACTTGCCTTGGAAAATATCACTGCTCATATCAGACAGGATGGCCTGTTGGTCTTTAATCGTCAAGGTTCCTTTAACATTTTTAAGGTTTAGGTTGTCATACACAACGGTATTGGCTTGGGCTGAAATTTTGCAATCCAAAAAGTCTGGAATTTTTAAAGTTTCAGTGGTTTGTGGTTCTGTTTGGGTTTCCGTTTCAACAGAGGTGTCTTCTGTCATAAAATCGTTCACCACAAATTTGTTGGAGCTCAAGTTGAAATTCCCTTGAAGTGTCTTGTCACTAAATACAAAGCCCATAAAATTATTAAGAGTTCCAGAGGCCTTGAAGTCAGAATTACCCGTTTTGGCATCAAAGGTATTTAGGGAAACACTTTGAGGAGAAAATGACAGGTCGGCCTTTGCAATTTCTATAGGGTTCAGCATGCTTTCCGAAGTAAATACAACGTCCGTTATGTTTAAATTTCCATTGGCCTTAATGCGTTCGTAGGCATTTGTTTCCAAGGCATTCATATCGAAAGCCGTTTGTATGTTGGCTTTTAGGATACCGCTCAGTTCTTCTTCCAATTGCAGCGGGTAAGCCTGGGAGAGGTTTCCTAAATTAAGGGTGCCGTCCACTTTTGCGTTTACGGCCATGTTTTTGGTTAGGTTTTTAATGGTTGCGGACGATTTGAAGATGTCTTGGTCTATTTTAAAATTCAGAGCATCGATAGCAACAAAAGTGTCGTCCGGATTTCCAGTGCTGTTTTTAACAGAAGTGTTTATTTGAATGTTCTCTACCCTTTTTGGTAAGTCAGGATATTTAAAGGACGCATTGTTGGAAATCATAGTAATGTCCAAAGTTGGAATCGTGGTTTCGGAAAGCTGACCTTTTACAATTCCTGATAATTTGAAATCTCCATTGGTTTCTACGCCATTTAAGTCTTTAGCATAGGCTTCTGGAACCAAGGCTAACAAATCCTTGAATGAAGATCCAGGGTTTTCAAAGGTAATATCCAATTCCTGTGCATTTTCCAATAGTTTTACATAGCCGTCAAAATGCAATGGCAGGGCGTTGATGTAGCCTTTGTTGTCCTTAAAGGTGTACATGTTCTGTTCTAAATCCAATCCAATAACTGCATCAAGTTTCAAATGCATGTTAGAGAGGTATTGTGTGCTATCCATAGCCAAGTTGATGAATAGGTCTGTATTGGTGTCCAATTGTGAGCGTTCCGCGGAGAACTGTCCTTTTCCTGAGTGGTTAAGGTTGGCAACACGTACTTCCATGTTTGAGGCGGCATCCACATAAATCAAGTTGGTATTGCTGATACTGTAATCTTGAATGTCGATAGTGAAATTCCCGCTGCTTTCTGAAGGAGCGTCTTCGGTTGAAGGTGTGTCGCTTGCTTTAGCGATATCGTAATTGCTGTTCCCTTCTTTATCGGTTAGAATATTCACCAAAGCCTCATCAATACTAAAACTGCTAATGGCAAGTGGCTCGGTTTCGAAATCCTTAAAAAGTTCCATGATGGACATGTTCAAGGCAATAGATTTTACCGAAGCTAAGGTTTCGCCTTCAAACGGTGCCAAATTGGTAATGGATAAATTGTCAATGGTGACATGAGCCTTCGGAAAGTTGCTAATAAGACTTAAGTTAACATCTTCAAATTCAACCTTGGCATTTAGATTGTCATTCAAAGTGGTCTTGATCATGTCCTTGATTTGGGACTGAAACAAAAGTGGAATGGCAACTAGTAAGGCTATAATTATTACAATGGTTATTCCAATAATTTTAAATACTTTTTTCATAGGTGTTGAGTAGGTTTGTGTAAATATATACGTATAAGGTCATAGATTTGTTGAGGACCATGAATGTTTAGTAAAACTTTAGGAAATTAGATGAGCTGTAGCTCGTCGTTTAAGTCAAGCTGAAAGCGTTTTTTAATTATGTAAACACCCAGATACAATAAGGGCGTATCCAATAGTGCTACGATAACTTTAAATAATACCCCTGATATCAATAGGCCTGTAAAATTGCTCCATTCAATAATATGAAAGGAACACAATAGGAATACAATGGTAAACGTATCTATGAACTGCGAGAACCAAGTTGAAAAATTGTTGCGCAGCCAAAGATACTTGCCTTTGGTGAGTCGTTTCCAAAAATGGTATACTTGAATGTCAATAAATTGGGCAAATAAATAGGCGAGCATACTGGCGCAAACGGCGATGGCCGAATTCCCAAACACATGGGCAAACGTGTCATCTTTTACATGCGACCAAGACGTGGCGGGCACGGCATTGGCTACTAAAATGATCAGTAACGAAAATACGGAGGCAAAAATCCCGGTTAGCACCACTTGGTTCGCTCTTTTTTTTCCGTAAATCTCGCTGATCAAGTCGGTAATCAAAAAAGTGATTGGGTAGGGAAGAATGCCAACTGATATTTCAAAAAGTTTAGTATTGAACACCTCGATATTGAGTGGGTACCAATAAAAAAACTTTTGAAAAATGAGGTTGGAAACTACCAATGACGTGATAAATAAAGCTGCCAATATCAGATAAATGCGTTGTGCCGCGAGTTTGTCTTTTAAAGTCATATTTTATTTGTGGATAAATACGTTTTGTAAATATAAAGGATTAATATTTCTTTTAGTTACTTTGACCCTGATTATGGATAAAGCGCACACATTTTACATTGCATTGGGCAGCAATACGGGAGGCCGTTTTCAACATCTTCAAAAGGCTATTAATGTCATTTTTGAGCGTGTTGGACGGGTAGACCGCATTGCCAAAGTGTACAATACACCTGCTTTGGGATTTGAGGGAGACGATTTTTTGAATACCTGTATTTCGGTGGTGTCGAAGTTGGCTCCAGAGGAGGTCATGCAAGAATTATTAAGTATTGAAAAAGAGTTGGGGCGCACGCGTTCTGGGCAATCGGGGTATGCATCCAGGCCGATAGATTTGGATGTGATTTTAATTGATGATTTGGTGCTGGATTTGGAAAGTTTGATCATTCCACATCCGCGCATGCAGTTACGTCAATTTGTATTGCAACCCTTGAATGATATTGCTTCGGAGGTGATCCATCCAGTTTTGCAACAAAGTGTTGGAACTTTGACTCGTTTATGTAAAGATGATAGTGACGTACAGCCTATTGACGCTGTTTTGCAAAATCCGATGGAGGCTTATGGATTTTCATCTAAAAACTATATTGCTATTGAAGGAAATATAGGGGCCGGTAAAACAAGTCTGGCCACCATGATCTCTGAAGATTTTAATGCGAAGCTTATTTTGGAGCGCTTTGCCGACAATCCGTTTTTGCCGAAGTTCTATCAAGAACCGCAGCGCTATGCCTTTGCCTTGGAGATGTCGTTTTTGGCCGATCGCTATCAGCAAATCAGTGATGATTTGTCGCAGTTGGATTTGTTTAGAGATTTTATTGTGAGCGATTATGATGTATTTAAATCTTTGATATTTTCAAAAGTGACTTTGGTGGAGGATGAATTTAAACTGTACCGAAAGCTTTTTTACTTGATGTATAAGGATATTGCCAAGCCTGAACTATATGTTTATTTGTATCAAAAAATAGACAGACTTCAGCAAAATATTCGCAAACGTGGCCGTGATTACGAGCAGCAGATTGAGGATGCATACTTGGAGAAAATCAATGCGGGGTATTTGGAGTTTTTACGAAATCAAAATGAGCTTAACGTTAAGATCATTGATATCACCGATCGGGATTTTGTAGCTAATAGAGCAGATTATCTTTGGTTGTTAAAAGAAATAAACGATGGTATTTAAAATTGTACAACAAGAGGACATAAAGTTGATAGGGATGCGTGCCAAGGTGTCCTTTCAAACCATGGGGCCAGAAACCGCAAGGTTAGGCAGGGAGTTGATGCCAAGGCTAGCTGAGATTTCATCCCGAATTGGCGAGTATACTTTGTCGGTTCAGGTTTATGAGTCTTTTAATTTTGAAACCCTGACACCTCAAACCCAATTTGACAAATGGATTGGTGTTGAGGTGGAAAGTTTTGATAACATGCCAGAAGGTTTGGAATCTTTAGTAATTAAAGGCGGCAAATACTTTGTGTTCGACTACAAAGGAAGTGTAGCCAATTACCCACCCGTTTGGACATCGGTATTTGAAAAATGGCTGCCCCAATTGGGATATGCCGTGGATGACCGGCCGCATTTTGAAAAATTGCCGCCATCTTATAATCCGAGACAAGAGGTAAATGAAGAGGAAATTTGGATTCCTATTGGTTAAATGAGTTACTGTTTGGTGTCGATTACCAAATGGCTTCACCGTTTTCTCCACTCGTTGGTGGTAGCCCTTGACGACTTTTAATGTGCCAGAAGATGTATTCCTTTTTGTATTCTGAAATTCTTCCAGCTTCATATTCACCCTTAATTAGGGAGTCTATTTCTTTGAAATGTTCTTTAGGAGCATGAACAAAAATCATATATGATTTAGACTTGGGTCTATCAAGTCTTTTGTTGTTAGGGAAACCGTATTCTTTTGTTAGATTAATTAGTTTTCGGCTATTCAAGCTGTCATTTCTTTTTAGAATGGCTAAAACACTATCAATGCTTTTCGTGTAATTTTCAAATTTATCTCCTAGTGCTCCTTTACCTTCAATATGTCTTTTCACTACAAATCCATTTTCTAAACCATAGATGGAGTCGATTTTACCTAAACCATGTCTAACTCCTTGGTCTAGGTCATACATTGAGTCAATAACTCGATTAAGATAAGTTTGTTCTGTTTGCGAGAGCTCGTAAGATTTAGGGGTTTCAGAGCAAGAGGTTAAATTCAGCATGAAGAAAAGGAGAAGGCAGAGTGCTTTCAACTTACTAAACACATCCCAAACCACCACACCGCAACTCACGGAAATATTCAAGGAATGTTTGGTGCCGTATTGGGGAATTTCCAATACCATGTCGCTGGCAGAAACTACTTTTTGAGCAACCCCTTTTACTTCGTTTCCAAATACTAGGGCATATCTAGTGTTGGCTTCGGGGGTAAACTCATTCAGCATCACAGCATTTTCAGCTTGTTCAATGGAAACCACTTTCGCGTTTTCAGCTTGTAGTTTTTCCACGACTTCCATAGTGTCTTTGGCATATTCCCAAGTTACCGTATCGGTACTGCCCAAAGCTGTTTTATGAATGTCCTTATGGGGAGGTGTGGCCGTAATGCCGCAGAGGTAAATTTTTTCAACCAAAAAGGCATCGCTGGTTCTAAATACCGAACCAATATTGTTCAAACTTCTGATGTTGTCCAAGACGATGATGAGCGGTGTTTTTTCTGAGGTTTTAAATTCTTCAACACTCAGGCGGTCCAATTCGCTGTTTTTTAACTTTCGCATGTGCTTAATTTAGGGTCAAAAATCTGTAGGATAGGGCTATTTTTAGTAGGTTTCAAGCTGCTCGGCCTCATGGAAATTATCAACAGGATGTAAATAACTTCTAAGGGTTCCATTTTAAAAACCTTTTAAGAATACCTAAATTAGCAATCTTACAGATGAGGCAAAAATAATACTTATAAATCAATTTACCCTTGGCAAAAAAAGCTAAAAAAGAAACCCCGTTGATGAAGCAGTACAACAGTATCAAGGCCAAATACCCTGATGCCCTGTTGTTGTTTAGAG
Coding sequences within it:
- a CDS encoding queuosine precursor transporter, which produces MTLKDKLAAQRIYLILAALFITSLVVSNLIFQKFFYWYPLNIEVFNTKLFEISVGILPYPITFLITDLISEIYGKKRANQVVLTGIFASVFSLLIILVANAVPATSWSHVKDDTFAHVFGNSAIAVCASMLAYLFAQFIDIQVYHFWKRLTKGKYLWLRNNFSTWFSQFIDTFTIVFLLCSFHIIEWSNFTGLLISGVLFKVIVALLDTPLLYLGVYIIKKRFQLDLNDELQLI
- a CDS encoding AsmA family protein is translated as MKKVFKIIGITIVIIIALLVAIPLLFQSQIKDMIKTTLNDNLNAKVEFEDVNLSLISNFPKAHVTIDNLSITNLAPFEGETLASVKSIALNMSIMELFKDFETEPLAISSFSIDEALVNILTDKEGNSNYDIAKASDTPSTEDAPSESSGNFTIDIQDYSISNTNLIYVDAASNMEVRVANLNHSGKGQFSAERSQLDTNTDLFINLAMDSTQYLSNMHLKLDAVIGLDLEQNMYTFKDNKGYINALPLHFDGYVKLLENAQELDITFENPGSSFKDLLALVPEAYAKDLNGVETNGDFKLSGIVKGQLSETTIPTLDITMISNNASFKYPDLPKRVENIQINTSVKNSTGNPDDTFVAIDALNFKIDQDIFKSSATIKNLTKNMAVNAKVDGTLNLGNLSQAYPLQLEEELSGILKANIQTAFDMNALETNAYERIKANGNLNITDVVFTSESMLNPIEIAKADLSFSPQSVSLNTFDAKTGNSDFKASGTLNNFMGFVFSDKTLQGNFNLSSNKFVVNDFMTEDTSVETETQTEPQTTETLKIPDFLDCKISAQANTVVYDNLNLKNVKGTLTIKDQQAILSDMSSDIFQGKLAIDGTVSTKTETPTFDFKLGASNFDIAQSFNDLQLFQALAPIAKALQGQMNSSINLSGALNSDLAPDLNSVTGNAAMELLTSKIEPKEGPVLNKLKDEMSFIDFDKLDLKDLKTKLKFADGKVNVKPFHIKYEDIDIEVSGSHGFDMSLAYNTVFNVPAKYLGSDVNKLLAKMDDRDVKNMTVPVSANIGGTYANPKISTDLTSAASNLTKQLVEMQKNKLLNSGSDQVKDLLGGLMGGNSKEETPDSSSNATGDSSKTEDAVTEGVKDVLGGLFGKKKEKDNN
- a CDS encoding GyrI-like domain-containing protein, with protein sequence MVFKIVQQEDIKLIGMRAKVSFQTMGPETARLGRELMPRLAEISSRIGEYTLSVQVYESFNFETLTPQTQFDKWIGVEVESFDNMPEGLESLVIKGGKYFVFDYKGSVANYPPVWTSVFEKWLPQLGYAVDDRPHFEKLPPSYNPRQEVNEEEIWIPIG
- the folK gene encoding 2-amino-4-hydroxy-6-hydroxymethyldihydropteridine diphosphokinase; translation: MDKAHTFYIALGSNTGGRFQHLQKAINVIFERVGRVDRIAKVYNTPALGFEGDDFLNTCISVVSKLAPEEVMQELLSIEKELGRTRSGQSGYASRPIDLDVILIDDLVLDLESLIIPHPRMQLRQFVLQPLNDIASEVIHPVLQQSVGTLTRLCKDDSDVQPIDAVLQNPMEAYGFSSKNYIAIEGNIGAGKTSLATMISEDFNAKLILERFADNPFLPKFYQEPQRYAFALEMSFLADRYQQISDDLSQLDLFRDFIVSDYDVFKSLIFSKVTLVEDEFKLYRKLFYLMYKDIAKPELYVYLYQKIDRLQQNIRKRGRDYEQQIEDAYLEKINAGYLEFLRNQNELNVKIIDITDRDFVANRADYLWLLKEINDGI